The Pungitius pungitius chromosome 15, fPunPun2.1, whole genome shotgun sequence nucleotide sequence CAAAACATTGAATTTCACAGTTTTCATTCAGCCTTTTTATGTGAAACTTCCAAATGAGAACCTGAACATGTAAACTAACTGTGAAAGAACTATTAatgcaattcatttaaaatatgttcaaacagtgtgtgagagagaaaaaaaagagctccgtgatctggggggggcggggctacacgctgattgacaggtctctaccagagacTCAGTTgtgatcacttcctgtctgcccgTTGATACAAAGCCAGGATGGCAACGGATTAACACAAACGTTCACCGCGACTTTGTCCACTTTGTATCTTCAACTAAAATTCAAACTGTTTCTTCCCAAACAGTCAAAATGATTATTGGGAACGTGTTTAAAAAATTTAACAACTCTCCTCAGCGCTCACACTCCTTAGTATTAATGATCACTGCGTTGCCGTGGAGACGGACCTTGGACTCTGATGGTCATCAAACAATCACCGTCACCAACCATAAAGCTATAAAACAAAGTCACATGAGAAGACGCACAAACCACCAAACCAGTGAAGAACCCTTCATGTCTCCCCCACTCTCCAGCTCTGCCTTTTTTACCAATTGCATCAACTTCCCTCCATGGGGACGGCTCCTCAGACTAGTCAATTTAGTGCAGACCCTAGACTAGATTAAATAAACCTGGTTTACGGTGCTGTTGGTTTTCTGCTGGACCACAACGTCGATGCAGTCAACTCAACTCTTTGGAAACtctattagttttttttaagttttgctTAGTCAGATTTAAACAAGTTGTGAAATGGTTTTCAATGAATGTTGACTCTTGATTTATTACTCGAGTCGACGAGCCGGTGCTTTGTGATGAGTTCAAACCGAACGCGGACTATTTACTGAACGAGGCCTCAAAACCAGATGAGTCTCCTTCTTAAAGGTGATGATCGGTTCAAACGCGGAAACAACGTGACGTCGCGATAAGCTCCACGCGTGAATGGAAATCCCTCATTTGGGTTTAAACCtggtgaaagtcctgtgtttgccccccccccctggtccgcCCAGCTTTACTTAAAAGAAACATGACAATCTTTTCCGGTGAAGCTCGAGCTGGGCTTGATTCTTTTTGAGTCATTGTTGACTCCAGGAGCCTTTGGTCTGGTCTAAACCAGCACGCCATTCAGTGGTTTGGAGGTGTGGTGGCAAActgtcatcatcgtcatcatcatggTGATCAATACTGAGCAGCACGCGGGGGGGGTTGGACTTCAGGGAGCGCCTCTGGTGGTTTATGGCCCCCCTCAGAGGGTAAAGTTCCTCCACTGGAGCCACAGGCGTCAGATAAACAACTGCTCCGAGAGAGACCGGAGCCTCCGGCAAACACCCGACCAGATCCTCTCATTCcagaccaacccccccccccccccacacttcaccccccccaccgagACCGCTCGTCGGATTTCTTTGCGTGCACCATGTCGACGGCCGTGGAAGCGACCGGGCTCGTGATGGTCATCGTCAGCTGGCTGATCACCGGCGCCTCGCTGTCCAACGACTACTGGAAGATGTCCTCCGTGTCCGGCAGCGTCATCATCTCCCAGCGGCTGTTCGAGAACCTCTGGCACTCCTGCGCCGAGAACAGCGCCGGCATCGCCGAGTGCCGAGACTTCGAGTCGCTGCTCGCCCTCCCCGGTAAGACCGGATGCCTCCGGGTTGAAGGGTCTCCGTGATCGGAGATGGACACCCTCGTCCAATAGTCAGATCAAAGCCTCCATGTAGGAGGATCTTTGAGGAGCGGCAAAACATGTCTTCTGTCTTTAGTTCACCATTAATCATTTCTCATGAAATCACAGGAAAGTCTTAGAAGGTTTTCTTTTCTCGACTTTATTTTAAGACCGACGCAGTGACTCATCATCGATCGCTGAGGCCTTCTTCCTCACACACCTGACGTCATGAAGCCGCTGAAGGAAATCAGTAATCCAGCTTTCAGCATAATTAAAAATCCATTGACACCAGTGTTGATGAGTGAAGCTTTTAACTCATGAATTTAGTTATTTAATGGTAATTATCAGTAAACAGAAACGCTGCCATGTGGCTCCATCCTCGTCCAAAGGTCGCTGGATTTACGGTGGAAACGTTTCCCGCCTAAAACCGAGTGACGTTCAGtttgttaaaagacaaaaacacacggcTTTTCACttggtttttattttacagcaaaTATCAGTAAAgttgggttgtgtgtgtttttgtttttcattcaatgaCGTGTCGTATGAGATTATCTGTTGGGCGCCATTTTGCGTCTCAAATGACCATAAAAGGGAGGGAAACGCTCAGTGAGACGAGtatctatatatctatttaTAGATGTATTTACATGAGGAAATAtgaagacaaataaacaaaattaaCTAAATGGAAATGTAAAGAAAATCATAAATTACAAAGACAAACACCAAATAAATTAATCATATTTACATGTATTAGtgtatttcttccttttcctaGTCAGAGCCTCTCAAACACTACTTTCTTCCTTAAATTCTGGGatatttttaacaaatatttaattgaaatacTGTTTTACTTTTGAGATACGATTGACGATTTTACAACATTTAGAAACATTTCTTAAAACCTCTGcccatgtttttacattttattgccTCTGTTTGAAGTAAATAGGTTTGTAAAATCAATCCACAGACGGTTTTATTAAATAATGACTAAGTCTCTGCTGATTGATGTGATTCACAGTTCAGCAGTTTGTTGGCAGCTTGAAGCTCATAACGAGGTGTGGCTGGTTTCTACGACTATTAGAGGTCACAAGGTCATAAATGAGCTGTAAAACACTCCCACGCGCCTCACGtccacttcctccttctctcctgctgcctcAATAGGAACGTTACACCAGTCTCTGTCCTCACAGACGAGCAAGAGACACGTCTCGAAATGTCCTCGAATTCACCCTGAGAATAGAGACGGATGCTTGGTTTATGAAAAAGCCACAAATAGAAAACTAactgcccccctcccttcctctccccctccctctccccctcccttccccccgcAGCTCACATCTCGGCGAGTCGGGCCCTGATGATCATGTCTCTGCTGCTCGGCCTCGGCTCGATGGTCGTGTCTCTCCTCGGAATGAAGTGCATCAAGATCGGCTCGGCCACCGAGCAATCGAAGGCCAAGATCGCGGTCGGCGGCGGCGTCCTGAGCATGCTCGCCGGTGAGCGTAACATCCGGAGAGATGAATAACCACAACAATGCGTTGTCTTGTTTCCGTTCACACTTTGTTTAGAATGAAAACAGTTGTTAGAAATGAAAATGCTGCaggcacatttttaaataataggagATATTTTGTCAACTGGCGATGTGAGGAAGCAGAGTTAATAAGAATATATTACTATTATCATTTCATTACAGCAGCATTTACATTCAATTCTATTCAGCTAAATGAACTAACTATGGAACAACGAAAGGATTTAACTaaagaaacaacatttaaaaaaaggcatagTTGATAGTACTACAACAGTTTGTTGCTCTTAACGTGTGTGTCGCAGGTCTGTGCTGCATGATCGCCGTCTCCTGGTACGCCTACAGAGTCGTGCAGGACTTCCACAACCCGTTCTTCGGCGGAGTGAAGTGAGTCCAGACGCATCCATCGGGGTTTCTTTAGACTTCAGGAATGTGAATGATGTCGCTAGAAGAAACACGATGGAATATCAAGTGCTGTCGagttaaaatgcttttaaatgtttgaCCTGAATGATTTGTTTTGCATAAGAGCTTAGTGGGaccattaaatgaatgaatgaataagggAAGAGCTAATATTCTGAAATTCTGAATTCAAATAGTTAATTAGCTTCCGTGCGTCAGGATCCAACAGACATTGCTTGACTTTCAATCCCGTTTGTTGGATTATTACAAGCAAAAACacttaagaataaataaatcagtgaaataaagttgtatacgttttttaaagtgtgatgtgtgtttgcagatggtgtgttctgtgtgaaggttgcgtgtttgtgcgttgtGCTAACAGCTGGTTGTGCGTCCTCAGGTTCGAGCTGAGCACTGGGCTCTACCTGGGGTGGGGCGCATCCTGTCTGGCCAttctgggcggagcttttctctGCTGCGCCTGCAAGAGGGCGGCACCTAAAGGAGCAAAAAGGTACGAGCGCACCTGAGTTCTTCTCTGGTTTGTCAGAGTGAGTCAGAGCTCTCGTGTCCGTGTCAAGGCGAGGGGGCAGTTTGGCAGTTTCTGGGCCGTTTGAATGATGGTCCGGAGAGAAGaattaaatgaacattttgtaAAAGGCAGGAGGTGGTACATGTTTGTGTAATTCCTCTCTCTGCCAAAGGGGGCGACACAGCTTCAACTTTGACTTCTGAATAAAATACCTTTTCACACAAAGACTCCCTGCGGGGTTCTGCTATAAGAAACCATCTGATTGCTTTTGCTCTTTATTTACAGCGGTTTCTACGGAAACAAAACCCCGAAGGTCTACACGGCCACCGCCAAGTCGGACGCGGACTCCAGAGCCTACGTCTGACAGCGTCCTATCGCCTCACAGACTTCCCCCAGCATCGCCTCGATTCATGTAAAcaaaccctaaaaaaaaagaaggagaacaGCTGTTTGTCCCCGAATGGGAGGACGGTCCCCACAATGTCATGATTATCGGACACTACACACACGTCTGGTGACTAATGTCTCTTAAAAGTATAATATCTAATATGATATGGAAATGACATCCCATAAAATATTGACGTGTGGTGTGATGTTTCCTAAAATGCAGACAGGAAGTTTTACTTCtgtcatttttatgtatttgcatattttttttaagaatttgtGATGTGAAATGTAAAATCGAAATCTAGAGAATAAGAAGGATTAGTGGATGATTGTTGGTGCTTCTGTAATTCTGCGTGGAGTTTATTATCGGAACAAGGTTTTTATGTCAATGAGGTTTTTGGtgttttccagatgtttttttaaaggcaaagtgcgtaaaataattaaaatcatGAGTCATGTTCAATGTGtattgtaattattgttttcacacacacacaggactaaTAAACATCTTCATTAGAAACAATAATGGACATTTCATCATGAAGTAGTTCTTACACATGTACGTATATACATACTGTGTGTAAGctcaggcctgtgtgtgtgcgtgcgtgtgtgtgtgtgtgtgtgtgtgtgtgtgtgtgtgtgtgtgtgtgtgtgcagtaatcTCCTTTGTAATAATGATGATTAATAAGATGCAGGTCGGTAATCCACCTGCTGACGGGCAGAAACCGGTGGATTAAAGGTCCGCCTCTCAGTCTATCTATAGACTCTCCTCAGACTCACTGGAACCCGAACACACCTCAGTTACACATCCATCCTCCATGTGTACacgctgcattctgtgtagtgaccagcagggggtgactcctctgctcccatagacgtctatgagaaaaatactctacttctctcttgatttattccctcagtaaacattgtaaacatgagattatggtctcagtctctagtttcaagtcttcttcaaagcagcacgatgttcatttagtgagtgATGGTCCAtctagagtcaaacagaccataaagcaggggatgctttagggcggagcctaacgctgattgacatgtctctaacagaccacaatgcaggtgatgctttagggcggggctacagaatgattgacaggtctataACAGAACATAAAGCAAGGGATGGTTTAGGGTGGGGCTACAGGGAAAAAGTCCAAGATGGCGATGGTCGAAATGGAGCAGACCAATGGATGACGTCATGACTCTGTCTACTTCAGGGTAGCACAATAAATTACATAATCTGCCAATCACATTACAGTTGTTGCATTATTAttgttgaatatatatttgtgatTGATTGTGATTATTTGTGTGATAATCAGTACTGGTATTGTCATAATTGTtataatcattattatcattattaccatttgtattgttttaataATACTGTCatgtaatttaaatgtttttgtgttccaGGGCTGATCTTTCTCTGCAATGTACATTTTTGcacaatattgttttaaatgtgcttttgttgttgttgtttgttatgTGTCCCGCCTCTAATCTCTAATCCGACTCTTTGTGCTGACTGAAGGGGAACCAGCTCCAATCCTCTCAGCAGGCTCATTCACAGGAAGCCTCGCTggatggtgaggaggaggaggaggaggaggaggaagaggatggctGCGTACTGAGGGGCTGGTCAAAGTTCACAGCCGGCTCACCTGATTGGCTAACGGAGGGCAGAGGGCGGATGTGACGGACAGCAGGTGTTTACATATAGAGCCTCTGGCCTCAATTTCATCAGACCTCGTCTTCATCGCAGCTCATCTTCATCAGAGcttttcttcatcacagctCGTCCTCATTGCAGTTTGTCTTCATAGCAGCTCGTCTTCATCGCTGATTAAGGTGACTCTCTGAGATAAATGTGGGATGTAAAtgaaatggattttattttattttgcagtagaaaaatacaatgaaatgttTAATCTTTATAGAAACTACATGTTTAAAACATGCTgcttcttttgaatattagactTTTACAAGCTTTTCTGTAAATAATACATCTTATGTTTAGAATTACCCTATTATAATAGATAcattaaatgtattgattataaCTACATTTCTAAAGTTTTTTGTTGATTCCAaaacgaatgaatgaaaatcCAGAGAagagttcagttcagttttcaGGGATTAAGAAGCTCAGCAGTCTGTTCAGATCTCTCAAACGCAACTAAGTCAATGTCAATATGGATATTGATCCACTACGACGCACAATAGAAACTGTTCTCAGTCCAGTCCTGGTCCTATACGGGAACTAGTCTCAGTCTAGTCCTAGTCCTCTATGGTGACCAGTCTCAGTCTAGTCCTGGTCCTCTATGGTAACCAGTTTCAGTCTAGTCCTGGTACTCTATGGGGACTAGTCTCAGTCTAGTCCTGGTACTCTATGGGGACAGGTCTCAGTCTAGTCCTAGTCCTAGTCCTCTATCCTCATGACATCACTCACCAGCTGACtacgtctctttctctctctcagtcatCGCCAACTTCTGAACCAACATGAAcccaaaaaatgttgttttcaagaAGATTTGCAAGGACAAGTCGGTGAGTGAAGCATCTAAACTTATATTAAAGGTTATAGACAGAAATCAGGTGACAGGTCACATGATCATCAAAGCACCAGATGGATGAGTTCCTTCACTTGTTCTCTTGTtttctatggttgaaatgcactttttgtaaggcgctttggataaaagcatcagctaaatgacatgtaatgtaatacaatGTAAAGTAACACAAATTCTCAATTATATGAAAGTactacaaagaaaaacaggaagcaCAGAACGAGACATCACAACAGACAGAACCTATTGGTCCAGAATCACTTTTCAGCGCTGAGTTGGATTAAAGTGAAAGATGTTGGACTTTAGACACCTGAAGCGCTCTCGCTGCTTTCACTGGATTTAATCACATAAACGGGTCAGCTGACCGCAGGAGGTCGACACAAAGTCGCTGCTGCTTAAATGTTGATGCTCTGAAACGCTTTATGCACAAAAGGATTATTGTTTACGTACgtgtgatgtttttattatacatatttttttaaatactcttTAAAATAAGTTTGCTGATCAGAAAAAGATTCACTGGATAATATTAAAATCAAAAGATGAACCACGTGAGTCTGAACACACATGTGGTTGTTGAAGGTTGGAGTTTACATGGGGAGACGAGACTTTGTGGACCGAGTGGACTCCGTGGATCCAGTGGGTGAGTTTCCTCACTTACGAACCAAGTCAAATAAAAGAC carries:
- the cldn15la gene encoding claudin 15-like a, with product MSTAVEATGLVMVIVSWLITGASLSNDYWKMSSVSGSVIISQRLFENLWHSCAENSAGIAECRDFESLLALPAHISASRALMIMSLLLGLGSMVVSLLGMKCIKIGSATEQSKAKIAVGGGVLSMLAGLCCMIAVSWYAYRVVQDFHNPFFGGVKFELSTGLYLGWGASCLAILGGAFLCCACKRAAPKGAKSGFYGNKTPKVYTATAKSDADSRAYV